One genomic region from Granulimonas faecalis encodes:
- a CDS encoding PTS sugar transporter subunit IIB, whose translation MKGPATTNILLVCSAGMSTSMLVKKMEQEAERRGVEARIRAVADAKAAENVGEADVMLLGPQARFMLDKMRVLAGDTPVDVIDMRTYGAMNGAAVLDQALALIG comes from the coding sequence ATGAAAGGACCCGCCACGACCAACATCCTCCTCGTGTGCTCCGCAGGCATGTCCACGAGCATGCTCGTGAAGAAGATGGAGCAGGAGGCGGAGAGGCGCGGCGTCGAGGCCCGCATCCGGGCCGTCGCCGACGCCAAGGCCGCCGAGAACGTGGGCGAGGCCGACGTGATGCTGCTCGGCCCCCAGGCGCGCTTCATGCTCGACAAGATGCGCGTCCTTGCCGGCGACACCCCGGTGGACGTCATCGACATGCGCACCTACGGCGCCATGAACGGCGCCGCCGTCCTCGACCAGGCCCTCGCCCTTATCGGCTAG
- the rpsA gene encoding 30S ribosomal protein S1: MSEIQNSSVFSFDDVSDEEMNNLIDGTITDFDEGDLVTGTVVKIERDEVLLDIGFKSEGVIPVRELSIRKDANPEDIVAMGETIEALVLQKEDKDGRLILSKKRAEYERAWNRVEEDFNNGQNVEGEVIEVVKGGLILDIGLRGFLPASLVDLRRVKDLNAYLGTRIEARVIEMDRNRNNVVLSRRVVLEEARKAERSEILSKLQAGMRLKGVVSSIVDFGAFVDLGGIDGLIHISELSWNHVNHPSEVVKVGQEVEVQVLDVDLNRERISLGLKQTTEDPWRTLVKKYPVGAIVEGRVTKLVPFGAFVDLGDGIEGLVHISEMARQHVDTPSQVTNVNETVQVKVMEIDLDRRRISLSMKAAAETLGFEVEVAPLDKPEDEEVEAEVVEVDED; this comes from the coding sequence TTGAGTGAGATTCAGAACTCGTCCGTCTTCTCGTTCGACGACGTCAGCGATGAGGAGATGAACAACCTCATCGACGGCACCATCACCGACTTCGACGAGGGCGACCTTGTGACGGGCACCGTCGTCAAGATCGAGCGCGACGAGGTCCTGCTCGACATCGGCTTCAAGTCCGAGGGCGTCATCCCCGTCCGTGAGCTCTCCATCCGCAAGGACGCCAACCCCGAGGACATCGTCGCCATGGGCGAGACCATCGAGGCCCTGGTCCTTCAGAAGGAGGACAAGGACGGCCGTCTCATCCTCTCCAAGAAGCGCGCCGAGTACGAGCGTGCCTGGAACCGCGTGGAGGAGGACTTCAACAACGGCCAGAACGTCGAGGGCGAGGTCATCGAGGTCGTCAAGGGCGGCCTGATCCTGGACATCGGCCTCCGCGGCTTCCTGCCCGCCTCCCTCGTCGACCTCCGTCGCGTCAAGGACCTCAACGCCTACCTCGGCACCCGCATCGAGGCCCGCGTCATCGAGATGGACCGCAACCGCAACAACGTGGTTCTGTCCCGTCGCGTCGTGCTCGAGGAGGCCCGCAAGGCCGAGCGTTCCGAGATCCTCTCCAAGCTCCAGGCCGGCATGCGCCTCAAGGGCGTCGTGTCCTCCATCGTCGACTTCGGCGCCTTCGTCGATCTCGGCGGCATCGACGGCCTCATCCACATCTCCGAGCTCTCCTGGAACCACGTCAACCACCCCTCCGAGGTCGTCAAGGTCGGCCAGGAGGTCGAGGTGCAGGTTCTCGACGTCGACCTCAATCGCGAGCGCATCTCCCTCGGTCTCAAGCAGACCACCGAGGATCCCTGGCGCACCCTCGTCAAGAAGTACCCCGTGGGCGCCATCGTCGAGGGCCGCGTGACCAAGCTCGTGCCCTTCGGCGCCTTCGTCGACCTCGGCGACGGCATCGAGGGCCTGGTGCACATCTCCGAGATGGCGCGCCAGCACGTCGACACCCCCTCCCAGGTCACCAACGTCAACGAGACCGTGCAGGTCAAGGTCATGGAGATCGACCTCGACCGTCGTCGCATCTCCCTGTCCATGAAGGCCGCCGCCGAGACCCTCGGCTTCGAGGTCGAGGTCGCCCCGCTCGACAAGCCTGAGGACGAGGAGGTCGAGGCCGAGGTCGTGGAGGTCGACGAGGACTAA
- a CDS encoding DUF3284 domain-containing protein, translating into MRVQRAVAASPERVFALIERSVAADMEQAGRKPGPAGIRRGTAYTKSMRTKLGASRSVKVRVEAFDAPHLYEASFTSADGVNRVRYEVESAGGGALVSYEESFEAPTRLGSLNGRIMQRLYAHRAKRRMNALLDVMEAQLAAE; encoded by the coding sequence ATGAGGGTGCAGCGGGCGGTTGCCGCCTCTCCCGAGCGCGTCTTTGCGCTGATCGAGCGCTCCGTTGCCGCCGACATGGAGCAGGCGGGGCGTAAGCCGGGGCCTGCGGGCATCCGTCGGGGAACCGCCTACACCAAGTCCATGCGTACCAAGCTGGGCGCTTCGCGTTCGGTCAAGGTGCGGGTGGAGGCCTTTGACGCCCCGCACCTGTACGAGGCGTCCTTCACGAGCGCGGACGGCGTCAACCGGGTGCGCTACGAGGTGGAATCCGCAGGAGGCGGCGCTCTGGTCTCCTACGAGGAGTCCTTTGAGGCCCCCACGAGGCTGGGCTCGCTCAACGGCCGCATTATGCAGCGCCTATACGCCCACCGGGCCAAGCGACGCATGAACGCCCTGCTCGACGTTATGGAGGCCCAGCTGGCCGCCGAGTGA
- the rnhA gene encoding ribonuclease HI yields MDRVTVYTDGSSRGNPGPGGYGAVLLFVDAAGVEHRLELSQGFRRTTNNRMEMMAAAAALEALKRPCEVELHSDSQYLVNAHEKGWIRGWQRNGWKTASKKPVKNVDLWERLIAAERPHNVRYVWVKGHAGHELNERCDQLAVSAATGSGLADDKGFEA; encoded by the coding sequence ATGGACAGGGTGACGGTCTATACGGATGGGTCGAGCCGCGGCAACCCGGGCCCCGGAGGCTACGGGGCCGTGCTGCTCTTTGTGGACGCCGCGGGCGTGGAGCACCGGCTGGAGCTCTCCCAGGGCTTCCGGCGCACGACGAACAACCGCATGGAGATGATGGCCGCCGCCGCCGCCCTCGAGGCGCTCAAGCGCCCCTGCGAGGTGGAGCTCCACAGCGACTCCCAGTACCTCGTGAACGCCCATGAGAAGGGGTGGATCCGCGGCTGGCAGCGCAACGGCTGGAAGACGGCCTCCAAGAAGCCCGTGAAGAACGTGGACCTGTGGGAGCGCCTCATCGCCGCCGAGAGGCCGCACAACGTACGCTACGTCTGGGTGAAGGGCCATGCCGGCCACGAGCTCAACGAGCGGTGCGATCAGCTGGCGGTCTCGGCGGCCACGGGCTCCGGCCTGGCGGACGACAAGGGCTTCGAGGCCTGA
- a CDS encoding 6-phospho-beta-glucosidase — MANGNGVKVVTIGGGSSYTPELVEGLILRHDRLPVSELVLVDVPEGEEKLETVGALARRMVEHAGVPMRVATTLDRRRALEGADFVTTQIRVGRLPARILDERIPLSHGIMGQETNGAGGMFKAFRTIPVILGFVRDIQELCPDAWMVNFSNPSGMIEEAVLTQTDFQRAIGLCNVPVNMRAGIAAIMGVGEDRLELRLQGVNHFVFATDVLVDGRSVMDEAVERYATIADDETLAMNNFAAKPYSPEFIRGIRAIPCPYHDYYFHTAEQLDEFRTGNVRGEVVGRLEETLFATYRDVRLDVKPPELAQRGGARYSDAACDLLASIHSGAGDIQYVDVRNRGCIADLPYDSAVEVACRITADGAEPLATGRLNPRIAGPVHMIKGFERLVVEAAVTGDRDLAVAALAQNPLCPTESTSVAVVDELLRAHGEYLPQFSR, encoded by the coding sequence ATGGCAAACGGCAACGGCGTCAAGGTCGTCACCATCGGTGGAGGCTCCAGCTACACCCCGGAGCTCGTGGAGGGGCTTATCCTCCGGCACGACCGCCTGCCCGTCTCCGAGCTCGTGCTCGTGGACGTCCCCGAGGGCGAGGAGAAGCTCGAGACCGTGGGCGCCCTAGCCCGCCGCATGGTGGAGCACGCCGGCGTGCCCATGAGGGTCGCCACCACCCTCGACCGCCGCCGCGCCCTCGAGGGGGCGGACTTCGTCACCACCCAGATTCGCGTGGGGCGTCTCCCGGCCCGCATCCTCGACGAGCGCATCCCGCTCTCCCACGGCATCATGGGCCAAGAGACCAACGGCGCCGGCGGCATGTTCAAGGCCTTCCGCACCATCCCCGTGATCCTGGGGTTCGTCCGCGACATCCAGGAGCTCTGCCCCGATGCCTGGATGGTCAACTTCTCAAACCCGTCCGGCATGATCGAGGAGGCCGTCCTCACCCAGACGGACTTCCAGCGCGCCATCGGCCTCTGCAACGTGCCGGTGAACATGCGCGCCGGCATAGCCGCCATCATGGGCGTGGGCGAGGACCGCCTCGAGCTCAGGCTTCAGGGCGTCAACCACTTCGTCTTCGCCACCGACGTCCTCGTGGACGGCCGCTCCGTCATGGACGAGGCCGTGGAGCGCTACGCCACCATCGCCGACGACGAGACGCTGGCCATGAACAACTTCGCGGCCAAGCCCTACTCGCCCGAGTTCATCCGCGGCATCCGCGCCATCCCGTGCCCCTACCACGACTACTACTTCCACACCGCCGAGCAACTGGACGAGTTCCGGACCGGCAACGTCCGCGGCGAGGTGGTGGGCCGCCTCGAGGAGACGCTCTTTGCGACCTACCGCGACGTGCGCCTCGACGTGAAGCCTCCCGAGCTCGCCCAGCGCGGCGGGGCCCGCTACAGCGACGCCGCCTGCGACTTGCTCGCCTCCATCCACAGCGGCGCCGGCGACATCCAGTACGTGGACGTCCGCAACCGCGGGTGCATCGCCGACCTGCCCTACGACAGCGCCGTGGAGGTGGCCTGCCGCATCACGGCCGACGGGGCCGAGCCCCTGGCAACCGGGCGCCTCAACCCTCGCATCGCCGGCCCGGTCCACATGATCAAGGGCTTCGAGCGCCTCGTCGTGGAGGCCGCCGTCACCGGCGACCGCGACCTCGCCGTGGCCGCCCTCGCCCAGAACCCGCTCTGCCCCACGGAGTCGACGTCCGTCGCCGTCGTCGACGAGCTTCTCCGCGCCCACGGGGAGTACCTCCCGCAGTTCTCCCGGTAG
- a CDS encoding radical SAM/SPASM domain-containing protein, whose amino-acid sequence MNPYVGVVSFPHHVAFDITNRCNLRCLHCYNSSGENCVMKDEMGDGEVLDFVRSVAVKRPYSFCFCGGEPLLRASLVMGALEELRTGKVNVGLVTNGMLLDREIASDLEKCGLSGIQISLDGNKGSHNRLRGNKGAYDGAIRAIDNVLRHTDLHLQIAFSPTSFNICNVVEEIKLIEQLLHDSGRLERNWADRVELRVQPMMLLGRARCHSDIVPDADQYDSLVRKIRRLQKGSFGCSVSLIWGDPVDHLVRYADSKRLSTHVAVHANGDIVVSPYLNMVVGNVKRHSLAEYWASGLNSVWSLPFIRSQCSRILCTRDMDEVSKIDGDLNQGHGTVVDLIDKK is encoded by the coding sequence ATGAACCCCTACGTCGGTGTGGTGTCGTTCCCCCATCACGTCGCCTTTGACATCACTAATCGGTGCAACCTCCGTTGCTTGCATTGCTACAACAGTAGCGGCGAGAACTGTGTCATGAAAGACGAGATGGGAGACGGGGAGGTCTTAGACTTCGTTCGATCGGTTGCAGTCAAAAGGCCCTATAGCTTTTGCTTTTGCGGCGGAGAGCCGCTTCTCAGGGCCTCCCTTGTGATGGGGGCGCTTGAAGAGCTGCGGACAGGTAAAGTCAATGTCGGCCTTGTGACGAACGGGATGCTGCTTGATCGGGAGATAGCTAGCGATCTCGAGAAGTGCGGTCTTAGTGGCATTCAGATTAGCCTCGATGGCAACAAAGGAAGCCATAACAGGCTCCGGGGCAACAAGGGTGCTTATGATGGTGCAATTCGCGCTATAGACAATGTGCTTCGCCATACAGACCTTCATTTGCAGATTGCTTTCTCTCCGACATCCTTTAATATATGCAATGTCGTAGAAGAAATTAAATTAATTGAGCAGTTGCTCCACGACAGTGGCCGCCTCGAGCGCAATTGGGCCGATCGGGTCGAACTCAGGGTCCAGCCTATGATGTTGCTTGGACGGGCAAGATGCCACAGCGATATAGTTCCTGACGCCGATCAGTATGACAGCTTAGTACGGAAAATCAGAAGACTGCAGAAAGGCTCTTTCGGCTGTTCTGTCTCCTTGATATGGGGTGATCCCGTGGACCACTTGGTCCGGTATGCTGATTCAAAGCGCTTGTCAACTCATGTCGCTGTGCACGCAAACGGCGATATTGTCGTGTCGCCATATCTGAATATGGTTGTCGGCAACGTCAAGAGGCACAGTTTGGCAGAGTACTGGGCCTCTGGTCTCAACTCGGTCTGGTCTCTGCCTTTTATCAGGTCGCAATGCTCCCGTATCTTGTGCACTCGCGATATGGATGAGGTTTCAAAGATTGATGGTGACCTGAATCAAGGCCATGGAACAGTGGTCGATCTTATTGATAAAAAGTAA
- a CDS encoding DUF871 domain-containing protein — protein sequence MAIGISLYPEHASFERNAAYVERAAAHGCTRVFSCLLSAEGDRASLAGEFSALSRVCHDHGMEVVLDVAPAVFSRVGARPDDLSFFAEAGADGIRLDEGFGGPDVAAMTADPHCLVVELNASTADGSLEAALACGADKGRLQACHNFFPQRYTGLGLDFLVRESARAKDAGVRLAAFVSSSAPSAFGPWPGADGLPTLEMHRGLPVSFQARHLYALGLVDDLLVSNCFATDDELAALAAARPGTVAMAVAPVPSVGDAERDVLAFAHRVRGDLSPYLFRSTASRVVFADRDFPAHDTRDLEPGDVVVVNERGGRYKGELQVVRRPIPNDGTRNVVATVEDSEARLLDCLDSWVPFTFVEEA from the coding sequence ATGGCCATCGGAATATCGCTCTATCCCGAGCACGCCTCCTTCGAGCGCAACGCCGCCTATGTGGAGCGGGCTGCGGCCCACGGGTGCACCCGCGTCTTCAGCTGCCTGCTTTCCGCCGAGGGCGACCGCGCGTCGCTGGCGGGGGAGTTCTCGGCCCTCTCCCGGGTGTGCCACGACCACGGCATGGAGGTCGTCCTCGACGTCGCACCGGCCGTCTTCTCCCGTGTGGGTGCCAGACCCGACGACCTCTCGTTCTTCGCCGAGGCCGGCGCCGACGGCATCCGGCTCGACGAGGGCTTTGGCGGCCCTGACGTCGCGGCCATGACCGCCGATCCCCACTGCCTCGTCGTCGAGCTCAACGCCTCCACCGCCGACGGCTCCCTCGAGGCCGCCCTCGCCTGCGGTGCCGACAAGGGCCGGCTCCAGGCCTGCCACAACTTCTTTCCGCAGCGCTATACCGGCCTCGGCCTCGACTTCCTCGTCCGCGAGAGCGCCCGTGCCAAGGACGCCGGCGTGAGGCTCGCCGCCTTCGTCTCCAGCTCGGCCCCCAGCGCCTTCGGCCCCTGGCCCGGCGCGGACGGCCTGCCCACCCTCGAGATGCACCGCGGCCTCCCGGTCTCGTTCCAGGCGCGCCACCTGTACGCCCTCGGGCTCGTGGACGACCTGCTCGTCTCCAACTGCTTCGCCACCGACGACGAGCTCGCCGCCCTCGCGGCTGCCCGGCCCGGCACCGTGGCCATGGCCGTGGCCCCGGTCCCCTCCGTGGGCGACGCCGAGCGCGACGTGCTCGCCTTCGCCCACCGCGTCCGCGGCGACCTCTCCCCCTACCTGTTCCGCAGCACCGCCTCGCGCGTCGTCTTCGCCGACCGCGACTTCCCGGCCCACGACACCCGCGACCTCGAACCCGGCGACGTCGTGGTGGTCAACGAGCGCGGCGGCCGCTACAAGGGCGAGCTCCAGGTCGTGCGCCGCCCCATCCCCAACGACGGCACCCGCAACGTCGTCGCCACCGTCGAGGACTCGGAGGCCCGTCTCCTGGACTGCCTCGACTCCTGGGTCCCGTTCACGTTCGTCGAGGAGGCATAG
- a CDS encoding PTS sugar transporter subunit IIC, whose amino-acid sequence MASPMKGFMNWMGTKFMPIATRIGNQRHLVAIRDGFISIMPVTMVGSIAVLLNVFFRDLPAMWWGEGNAFTEACAQLISINGFVWNGSLAILGLCFTFSLGYHLSRSYGVNAIAGGVIALSAVVCTMNLAPAFSYVLPEVGADAVPALQAAGLAVTEADGAVSLAVTGAGMISTELTSATGLFTCLIFGMVSTMIYVELTLKKITIKLPENVPPAVSNAFTAIIPGCLAIYVCAIVTQVCVNLTGEYPNALISEMIQKPLLGMSQSFFAVVLTNFLMQLFWFFGIHGSNVMAPITEGIYTPALLENLQVWNATHDVSQMPYLWTRGSFDAYTMMGGSGITLGLLIAVFAFSRREDSRTIAKLSAPMGVFNINEPVVFGMPIVLNPLYLIPWLLVPVVATVVAYLFTAAGIIPPVFIQVPWIMPVGLYAFFATGGNVIAGLVALLNLAISFAIWTPFVLLANRDAAAEAAAEEKFDQ is encoded by the coding sequence ATGGCATCGCCCATGAAGGGGTTCATGAACTGGATGGGGACCAAGTTCATGCCCATCGCCACCCGCATCGGCAACCAGCGTCACCTCGTGGCCATCCGCGACGGCTTCATCTCCATCATGCCCGTGACCATGGTGGGCTCCATCGCCGTTCTGCTCAACGTCTTCTTTCGCGACCTGCCCGCCATGTGGTGGGGCGAGGGCAACGCCTTCACCGAGGCCTGTGCCCAGCTCATCTCCATTAACGGCTTCGTGTGGAATGGCTCGCTCGCCATTCTCGGCCTGTGCTTCACGTTCTCCCTCGGGTACCACCTCTCGCGGTCCTACGGGGTCAACGCCATCGCCGGCGGCGTCATAGCCCTGTCGGCAGTCGTGTGCACGATGAACCTCGCGCCGGCCTTTTCCTACGTGCTGCCCGAGGTGGGCGCCGACGCCGTGCCCGCGCTGCAGGCAGCCGGCCTCGCCGTGACGGAGGCCGACGGCGCCGTGAGCCTGGCGGTCACCGGCGCAGGCATGATCTCCACGGAGCTTACGAGCGCCACGGGCCTGTTCACTTGCCTGATCTTTGGCATGGTGTCCACCATGATCTATGTGGAGCTCACGCTCAAGAAGATCACCATCAAGCTCCCCGAGAACGTTCCGCCCGCCGTGTCCAACGCCTTCACGGCCATCATCCCCGGCTGCCTGGCCATCTACGTCTGCGCCATCGTCACCCAGGTGTGCGTGAACCTCACGGGCGAGTACCCCAACGCGCTCATCAGCGAGATGATCCAAAAGCCGCTTTTGGGCATGAGCCAGAGCTTCTTCGCCGTCGTCCTCACCAACTTCCTCATGCAGCTGTTCTGGTTCTTCGGCATCCACGGCTCCAACGTCATGGCGCCCATCACCGAGGGCATCTACACCCCGGCCCTGCTCGAGAACCTCCAGGTGTGGAACGCCACCCACGACGTCTCCCAGATGCCCTACCTGTGGACCCGCGGCTCCTTTGACGCCTACACCATGATGGGCGGCTCCGGCATCACCCTCGGCCTGCTCATCGCTGTGTTCGCCTTCTCGCGCCGCGAGGACTCTCGCACCATCGCCAAGCTCTCTGCCCCCATGGGCGTCTTCAACATCAACGAGCCTGTGGTCTTTGGCATGCCCATCGTCTTGAACCCGCTCTACCTCATCCCCTGGCTGCTCGTGCCCGTGGTTGCCACGGTCGTGGCCTACCTCTTCACCGCTGCCGGCATCATTCCGCCCGTCTTCATCCAGGTGCCTTGGATCATGCCCGTGGGCCTCTATGCCTTCTTCGCCACGGGAGGAAACGTCATCGCAGGCCTTGTGGCCCTGCTCAACCTCGCCATCTCCTTTGCCATCTGGACGCCGTTCGTGCTCCTTGCCAACCGTGACGCCGCCGCCGAGGCCGCGGCGGAGGAGAAGTTCGACCAGTAG
- a CDS encoding pyroglutamyl-peptidase I family protein, with protein sequence MRVLVTAFEPFGGQEDNASRLAVGALPATVAGVPVERAVLPCVFGAAAEAALAAVDSVRPDVVLACGEHRGAAGIAVERVALNLASTPPDRPDNGGSAPEERPLVPGAPGSLCATVPVADCVRAAQAAGVPAHLSCSAGLYVCNSVMYALLLRQHGPHGPGTAAPAMAGFVHVPGTPAQASRGILAEPLPSMDTALSARGLEAVVAACVGVLRQGRA encoded by the coding sequence ATGAGGGTGCTGGTGACGGCGTTCGAGCCGTTCGGGGGCCAGGAGGACAACGCGTCGCGGCTGGCGGTGGGGGCGCTCCCCGCCACCGTGGCCGGCGTCCCTGTGGAGCGCGCCGTGCTGCCGTGCGTCTTCGGCGCCGCGGCTGAGGCCGCCCTCGCGGCCGTGGACTCCGTGCGCCCCGACGTCGTGCTGGCCTGCGGGGAGCACCGCGGCGCCGCCGGGATCGCCGTGGAGCGCGTGGCCCTCAACCTGGCCTCCACACCCCCCGACCGTCCCGACAACGGCGGGTCCGCGCCGGAGGAGCGCCCGCTCGTGCCCGGCGCCCCCGGGTCGCTTTGTGCCACGGTCCCCGTGGCCGACTGCGTGCGGGCGGCCCAGGCGGCCGGCGTCCCGGCGCACCTCTCCTGCTCGGCGGGGCTCTACGTCTGCAACTCGGTCATGTACGCGCTCCTCCTCCGGCAGCACGGGCCCCACGGACCCGGCACGGCGGCGCCCGCCATGGCCGGCTTCGTCCATGTGCCCGGCACCCCCGCCCAGGCGTCGCGAGGCATCCTCGCCGAGCCTCTTCCGTCCATGGACACGGCGCTCTCGGCAAGGGGCCTCGAGGCTGTCGTGGCGGCGTGCGTCGGAGTCCTCCGGCAGGGCCGCGCCTGA
- a CDS encoding ABC transporter substrate-binding protein has protein sequence MVFNRISRRTFVRGSGLAALAGAATTLAGCGGAPTADANTEKVLRWAQSNAKQGMDMQKNTNSGMSSVSDPVVESLLRFTEDNELVPCLLTEIPTVGDDGVTYHCTLKEGIKCHDGSTLTAEDVKFSFTRMFLPETAGLSTYMYDMIVGAQDVIAGKTTDLAGLIVEDDTHFTFTLQYPMAAFVKNLGINYANVFPRGACEEAGDKWGYELNYVGSGPFKLVENDDSTFMRYERFEDYHGDPVALDGLTVTFIDDANTKLMSFKNGDIDMCDLSNDLLKQYKDDPEVGELISYNTPLGTWFVNLNLNTPALQDVRVRQALSLAIDRQAIVDTVFSGAGVPASGFLNPGVPGFDANAEVFEYNPEKAKQLLSEAGAENLSIKCVVRTNQYETVMVAVQDYLKAVGVNMDVQTVDAGVWATDWAAGEYEVTALAWYPLYADADNQMYTYFYSENAKGKGSFYNNAEFDRLMDEARRSADEDHRAELYRQADDIMSRQDFACLPLFYPQIMFCAQPWVKNAKIGNLIYHFRDIDIDTEAMG, from the coding sequence ATGGTGTTCAACCGAATCTCGCGCCGCACCTTCGTCAGGGGCTCCGGTCTCGCCGCCCTTGCCGGTGCCGCCACGACCCTCGCCGGCTGCGGCGGGGCGCCCACCGCCGACGCCAATACCGAGAAGGTCCTGCGCTGGGCCCAGAGCAACGCCAAGCAGGGCATGGACATGCAGAAGAACACCAACTCCGGCATGTCGTCGGTCTCCGACCCTGTGGTGGAGAGCCTCCTGCGCTTCACGGAGGACAACGAGCTCGTGCCCTGCCTGCTCACCGAGATTCCCACCGTGGGGGACGACGGCGTCACCTATCACTGCACCCTCAAGGAGGGCATCAAGTGCCATGACGGCTCTACCCTCACGGCCGAGGACGTCAAGTTCTCCTTCACGCGCATGTTCCTGCCCGAGACCGCGGGCCTCTCCACCTACATGTACGACATGATAGTGGGCGCCCAGGACGTCATTGCAGGCAAGACCACCGACCTCGCCGGCCTCATCGTGGAGGACGACACCCACTTCACCTTTACCCTGCAGTACCCCATGGCCGCCTTCGTCAAGAACCTCGGCATCAACTACGCCAACGTGTTCCCCCGCGGGGCCTGCGAGGAGGCCGGCGACAAGTGGGGCTACGAGCTCAACTACGTGGGCTCCGGCCCCTTCAAGCTCGTGGAGAACGACGACTCCACCTTCATGCGCTACGAGCGCTTCGAGGACTACCACGGCGACCCCGTGGCCCTCGACGGCCTCACGGTCACCTTCATCGACGACGCCAACACCAAGCTCATGAGCTTCAAGAACGGCGACATCGACATGTGTGACCTGTCCAACGACCTGCTCAAGCAGTACAAGGACGACCCCGAGGTCGGCGAGCTCATCTCCTACAACACGCCGCTGGGCACCTGGTTCGTGAACCTCAACCTCAACACGCCTGCCCTCCAGGACGTCCGCGTGCGCCAGGCCCTCTCGCTCGCCATCGACCGCCAGGCCATTGTCGACACCGTGTTCTCCGGCGCGGGCGTGCCCGCCTCCGGCTTCCTCAACCCCGGCGTCCCCGGCTTCGATGCCAACGCCGAGGTCTTTGAGTACAACCCCGAGAAGGCAAAGCAGCTTCTGTCCGAGGCCGGCGCCGAGAACCTCTCCATCAAGTGCGTGGTGCGCACAAACCAGTACGAGACCGTTATGGTGGCCGTGCAGGACTACCTGAAGGCCGTGGGCGTGAACATGGACGTACAGACCGTGGACGCCGGCGTGTGGGCCACCGACTGGGCGGCAGGCGAGTACGAGGTCACGGCCCTGGCTTGGTATCCGCTCTACGCCGACGCCGACAACCAGATGTACACCTACTTCTACTCCGAGAACGCCAAGGGCAAGGGCAGCTTCTACAACAACGCCGAGTTCGACCGTCTCATGGACGAGGCCCGTCGCTCCGCCGACGAGGACCATCGCGCCGAGCTCTACCGCCAGGCCGACGACATCATGAGCCGCCAGGACTTCGCCTGCCTGCCGCTGTTCTACCCGCAGATCATGTTCTGCGCCCAGCCTTGGGTGAAGAATGCCAAGATCGGCAACTTGATCTACCACTTCCGTGACATCGATATCGACACCGAGGCGATGGGCTAA
- a CDS encoding LacI family DNA-binding transcriptional regulator has translation MATIQQVAALAGVSTGTVSRYLNGARVKDATKESIDAAVAELGYHRNLLAGSLRSRKSRSVGLLVNNMLNHFATSAIAAIEREMELGNYIILLAGFRNDPAVFEQKLGLLLDRQVDGIVLFEGDAAWSPGRLVERSGIPVISVSSPYDSPCVDSVVADSRASARRVAREMLRAGHERLGVIAGPQHEHVSSERLEGVREAVAEAGLPEGSLTVYLGDYSRESGYAGLVDLVEGHGLDTVFCCNYGMGQGALQAVAERGLVIGEDLNYASYDYFDLASLFYPRITTICPPTGAIGTYAASHLLELVEAGVPASGEVTTFPDLITWQPSFTGIDPALLGRSEEA, from the coding sequence ATGGCCACCATCCAGCAGGTCGCGGCCCTCGCGGGCGTCTCGACGGGCACGGTGTCGCGCTACCTCAACGGCGCGAGGGTCAAGGACGCCACCAAGGAGAGCATCGACGCGGCCGTGGCCGAGCTCGGCTACCACCGCAACCTGCTGGCGGGCAGTCTCCGGAGCCGCAAGAGCCGCTCCGTGGGCCTCCTCGTCAACAACATGCTCAACCACTTCGCCACGAGCGCCATCGCCGCCATCGAGCGGGAGATGGAGTTGGGCAACTACATCATCCTGCTGGCTGGCTTCCGCAACGACCCGGCCGTCTTCGAGCAGAAGCTCGGGCTGCTCCTCGACCGGCAGGTGGACGGCATCGTCCTGTTCGAGGGCGACGCTGCCTGGTCGCCGGGCAGGCTCGTGGAGCGCTCCGGCATCCCGGTCATCTCGGTCTCGTCGCCCTACGACTCCCCCTGCGTCGACTCCGTGGTGGCCGACAGCCGCGCCAGCGCGCGCCGGGTGGCCCGCGAAATGCTGCGGGCCGGCCACGAGCGCCTGGGCGTCATCGCCGGCCCCCAGCACGAGCACGTGTCGTCCGAGCGCCTCGAGGGTGTCCGAGAGGCCGTGGCCGAGGCCGGGCTGCCGGAGGGGAGCCTCACCGTGTACCTGGGCGACTACTCGCGCGAGAGCGGGTACGCGGGCCTGGTGGACCTCGTGGAGGGGCACGGCCTCGACACCGTGTTCTGCTGCAACTACGGCATGGGCCAGGGGGCGCTCCAGGCCGTAGCCGAGCGCGGGCTCGTGATCGGCGAGGACCTCAACTACGCGAGCTACGACTACTTCGACCTGGCGTCGCTGTTCTACCCCCGCATCACCACCATCTGCCCGCCCACGGGCGCCATCGGGACCTACGCGGCCTCGCACCTGTTGGAGCTTGTCGAGGCGGGCGTTCCGGCCTCGGGCGAGGTCACGACCTTCCCCGACCTCATCACCTGGCAGCCGTCGTTCACGGGCATCGACCCGGCCCTGCTGGGGCGCTCCGAGGAGGCCTGA